DNA sequence from the Verrucomicrobiia bacterium genome:
TCGATAGGCGGCCAGAACATTCCGCGAACGCGCAATTACGCCCTGAACGGTTACCTGGCCTGGAGCTATCCCTCCGATAACGCGCTATTGAGCCCCTCATGCCAGGCGTTTAATAAAGCCTCCGATCTGGCCGCAGCCGGCCCAAGCCGCATTTACAGCTTTGTCGATACTTCACCGGAGAACATTTGCTTCTCAGCATTTGTGCTCTTTATGGGAAACTCAGGATGGTTTTGGCATCGGCCCACGATCGAGCACGACAACTCCGGTGTGGTTGCTTTTGCCGACGGACATGCGGAGGTCCGTCGCTGGCTCGACCCCGCGACTATGAAAGCAGCGCGCGACGGCGGCAACGCCGATGGGGCGCACTTCACTTTCGTGGACCCGAATAATGGGGACCTTTTATGGCTGCAGCAACATGCCACCATCAGGAAGTAAGGCTCAGGCTGGATGAAGCGAAGATATAAATGTATGAGACGACGTAAGGAGTCTCTGATCAGCAACTTCCGGGTAAAGCAAAGGCGGTCGGCAGAAACTCATTTTGATTAGAGACTCCTCACGTGGTCTCCTACAAAAGTTTGATTGGCCCTGGCGAGCGGCCTGAACGAGCCCAATAACCAGTTGACAAACGCCCGAAGCGTGCCTTAGAATAAATTAAGTTCGGGTGGCAGTACGTTTCTTCAGCGGGGTTCCCCACCCCCACCTCCTTGGCGTCTGCTGCCCGGACTTGGGTTCTGCTTGACGGCTGGGGAAAGGTTCCTTACGTTCTGCTGCCCTAAGCGGGGGCGTAGCTCAATTGGTTAGAGCGCTGCCCTGTCACGGCAGAGGTTACGGGTTCGAGCCCCGCCGCTCCCGCCACTGTTTTACCGGCACAATTTAACGATTTTGCTGGTCTTCGTCCTAACAGCCGTCCTAATTTTCCAAGATATGAACGCCTGGAACGTGGCCTTTTCCCGGTGGCGCACGCGCTGGCGCTCGGCGCAGTGAGGTTCACCTGGACTGTCGCCCTGGTCGTGGACCGTATCTGCGAAGTGAAATGGGCCGACACCGATGGTATTTGTCCACAGCGATTGCCAAACCGACATTGCCAAATCCGTGCAAGCCTCGACACTGACCACTTCGTTGGAATACCCCGCAACATCAAATTCAAAACCACTGGGTCCCATTCCGTTTCCAGCGACGTCAATCCGCGGTGCGATGTTCAGAGCGGTGAGCGCGCCTGCGCCTGCGTTCCCG
Encoded proteins:
- a CDS encoding prepilin-type N-terminal cleavage/methylation domain-containing protein yields the protein MSIVSNDVNRPQFKAFTLIELLVVIAIIAILAALLLPSLSRAKSKAYRTRCLSNLRQLAVTWELYADDNQQVLVPNGYGSENDPNAPRLWAVGDEHIHPEAFTNTSYLLDPKYAAFAQYLHTKDVYKCPADRTTISIGGQNIPRTRNYALNGYLAWSYPSDNALLSPSCQAFNKASDLAAAGPSRIYSFVDTSPENICFSAFVLFMGNSGWFWHRPTIEHDNSGVVAFADGHAEVRRWLDPATMKAARDGGNADGAHFTFVDPNNGDLLWLQQHATIRK